The Ignavibacteriales bacterium region CACTTCCATGATTCGCTGCACACAGAACGTGCACTTTTCCATGACGCCGCGCGAGCGGACAGTAACCTCGGGGTTGTGCAGAAGTCCGATGGGCTGCTGCTCGTAGTATCCGTCCGCAACGTGGTCCCTCCAATTGAAGAAATTGAACCGTCGCACTTTGTACGGACAGTTGTTGGAGCAGTACTTGGTTCCGACACAACGATTGTAGACCATCTGGTTCAGTCCATCCGGACTGTGCGTTGTCGCTACGACCGGGCAAACGTTTTCACATGGGGCCTGATCGCAATGCTGACACAGCATCGGCTGATGACTCGGGACCGGCGCGTCTGATGTACCGGAGTAGTACCGATCGAGCCTGATCCACTGCATCTCCCTTCCCTTCGCGACCTGCTCTTTGCCGACAACCGGGATATTGTTCTCAACATTACAGCCCGCAACACACGCGTTGCAGCCGATGCACTTGTTGAGGTCGATCGCCATGGCCCACTTGACGCCGTTGTACTCGACCTCAGAGTGAATGCTGAACAGCTCTTTCTTTTCCTTATGAAGGAAGTCAGGTTCCTTCGCATACTGAAGAACCGTACCCTCCTGAATCACTCCACGCTTCAGATGGAAATCCTTGACAAATGAATCGTCGAGAGAGTGATGCTCCTGCGTGGACGCGAGGTCGTACTTTCCGGCAGCCTTGGTCACGCTGGCTCCCTTAATGACCCGGGCACCAACGAGAGCCGATTTTGGCAGGAGGACGCCGACGTCAACCCCGACACCGGAACCAATCGGGCCGGCGTTTGTTCGTCCATAGCCCAACTCGATCGAAATGTACCCATCTGCCTGGCCGGGCTGAACGAATACGGGGACAGTCTGCTTCCCGTATGGCAGCGAGATTTCCAAGGTGTCGTTGGCATCCACCCCAAGCGCTTTTGCGGTCATGGTGGAAATTGCCGCGTAGTTGTCCCAAACGACTTTCGAGACCGGATGCGGAAGCTCCTGCAGCCATCCGTTGTTCGCGAACGTGCCGTCCCCTACATAGTAGTTCCGGGTCAGCCCGATTGCGTAGGCACCCGAAACGGATCGTGCAACGGATGCGAGCGCATCCCACTTGAACCTGTATTCCTCTTTCCCACGTTCTTCAACCAGCAGCACGCCATCGTGGAGGGCGGAATACCAGAACGTCTTGAAATCTGTCTTCTTGCCAAGGCCGGGGAATTGCGTTTTTTCCCATTGCGTCATCAGATATTCATGATACAGGGTCTCTTTATAAGAGTCCTTGCCCTGAGTCCACGAAAGAAGCACTGCTTCCTTCTGCCTGGTGTCATACAATGGCGCCACAATCGGCTGCTGGAACGAATAGACGCCGCTCCTGACCTTGAAATCCCCCCACGACTCGAGCGCGTGGTTCACAGGGAGTACATAGGAGCAATACCGCGAGGTCTCGTCCTCCGCTTCAACGAGGCTGACGCTGACGGGTACGTGCTTCAACGCTTCTTCATAGCCGAACGCTGTTGGCAGCTGAAACACCGGATTTGTGCCGAAATGGACAATCATTCCGACACGACCTGACTTCATACCTTCTACGAGCGACTCCAAGTCCGATTGCCCGGACAGCGGTGTCAACGTTTCGGACCTTGCTCCCTCGTACAGGGCATTGTTGCCCAGGAGTTCATTCAGATAGTTGACAGCGATATGAACGTCGGATTCCAGAATGTCCCCTGCGATGACGAACGATCGCCCGGCGTGTTCGGAAAGGTCATCAACCAGGTGTTCCAGGACCTTTGCGGAGAGCAAGTGCTCAGAGGCGAATTGCCGGAGTGTGATTCCAGCGGCCTGCGGAGGGACCGAACCTTTGACAGATCCCTTTCTTCTCACCACAGCAATTTCGTTGATCAGAGCGAGAACGAACGAGAGCTGCTCATCAGGCCGCAGCCGGAGCCGATAATCGGCATTCGCACCGGTCAGACTCATCGCACCCTCGACAGCATAGAGCCGGTTGAAGTCCGTCGTCTTCATGACATCACGGCCGTCGGTGAAACGCCGGATCTGCTCGAGCGTCATTCCTTCGTTTCCCAGGAAATCTGATTCAAGCGACAGCACGATCTTCGCCTTGTCCCAATTGATCGAGGGAATCTCACGCGTGCCGTACGAGAGCTCCCAGGCATGGCGGCGGTTCGCGTCGTTGAAGGAATCGTATACGTACAGACGCGTTGTCGGATACTTCGCCCGGAACTCCGCTAGAACCTTCGCGGCCGTTGGCGACTGGACGGAGTGGAGGACCACCGCGATTTCTCTGGCAGCCTTCGCGCTATTCTCAAGGTGGCCTGCGATCTCAGCGTCAGCCTGTTTCCAGGTGATGGTACCGGATTTCCCCGATGCGGCACCAAACACCGGACCGCGCAGCCGGTTCGGATCGTATAAATTCAGGATACTCGCCTGCCCCGTTGCGCAAGTCCTTCCGCGATTGACCGGATGGTCCGGGTTGCCATCGATCTTTATCGGCCGGCCTTCACGCGTCTTCACGAGGATACCGCACGATTGCGCACATCCGTTGCAGGTTGAAGCGTAGTAATTCGGGACGCCGGGTGTCACCTCTTCGGGCTTTTTGCTGTAGGGGACAATTTCTCCGCGATCCCGGTAGTTGCTGCAGCCCGCAGCCGCGAAGGAAGCAGATGCCGTCAGAAGCGCGAGGAACTGCTTCCGCGACATCGCAGAGAGTTCTGAAAGCTGAAAGTCGTCCGTGACGCCGGCCATAAACTCGTGCGCTTTTGCGTCGCTCACAGAATCCTTGTCGTGCAACTCCCTTAGACTCTTCCAGTAGTTCGATTCGTTAGACATTCGACGTGGAGCCTTCCTTTGATCTCGGGACCGCCAGCGGATTGATGCTGATATTCACAGGGCGATCGTTTTCACGGTCCCTGGTCCGTGAACCGAAGAGCTTCTGCAGCAAACTTCCTCCCAGGATCCCGCCTCCCACCGCAGTCAGCATCTGACCAAAGAATACCCGGCGGGGAGTGCCCGTGGCGTGTTTTTCGTCTGCGTTGTTGCTCATAGTCTCGTCCGTTCGTTCTCTGCTAACGGTGACATGTGCTGCAATAGTCGGATCCCTTTTTGATGCCGGGAACATTGGCCAGTGTTTCGGGCGCGTTCCTGTGACATTTCAGACACGCCGCCATGGTAAATTCCGATACCTGGGTTACCACATCCATATTTTGTACCTGCCCGTGGCAGTTCGCGCAATCGATGCCCCGGTTCACGTGGGCGCTGTGGTTGAAGTACGCATAATCCGGAACCTTGTGCACGCGCCTCCACGGCAGCCCGACCCCCTCCTCATAGTATTTTGTGAGCTTGATGATCTCGGGACGGTTTTTGCGGGCAACGGCGTGACAGTTCATGCAGATGGAAACGGCTGGCACTGAGGCATGAGGAGACGATGTGACTGCAGTGTGGCAGTACTTGCAGTCAATCTGCATAGTCCCCGCGTGGAGCTTGTGCGAAAAAGGAATAGGCTGAGGAGGAGCGTATCCAACCCCGTCCCGCTCAGCTCTGGAAAGAAAGTAGGTGGCGATGAAGGACACTGCCGCAACGAACACGACGATAGGAACACGAACCCGCAACGTGTAGTCAAGCAGCGATTTTTTCATGCATCAACTCGCAGGACGCTCATTATTAGTCTGGCAGGAAAATTGGAAAGGCCGCTGTTTATCGGAAAAGCCCTTGTACAAAGCACTGGAAAGCCATTGCACTGCAGAAAAACATACTCAATATTAAGAAAAGTTCCATTGCGATGCAATTATTTTAGAAAGCGGCGGTTGTTTTCCACACCCCGGAAGGGGCTTCCTCTACCCCACACTCCGAGGATCGGCCGGAGTCTCGTGGCGGATCGATCGTGCAACCATGCTGCTCACGGGGACTTCAGCCCCAAGGTTGAAGTTCCTCACATTGAATGCTATGTTGTCAATACAGAGCATCCGCAGTTGAATTCTTCTACATTATTATTAGTACCAGATGATAACCGCTACCGGCGAAAAGATCAAGACGGTCTGTTTTCACTGCGGGACACCCGCCGAAAACTCCGGCATCGAGGAAGACGGGAAGCCGTTTTGCTGTGCCGGCTGCCGTGCTGTGTACCAGATCCTGTCAAAGAACCGGCTCTGTCAGTATTACAGTTTTGAACAGACCCCTGGAAGCACCCCTCCGGTTCAGCCGGCTCCGCGCTTTGAATTCCTCGAAGACCCGTCCGTCTCGCAACAGCTCGTCGATTTCTCTGACGATTCCGTGACCGTGCTGACCCTCCGGATTCCTCAGATGCATTGCAGTTCATGTATCTGGCTTCTCGAAAATCTTCACAGGCTTGATGAGGGGATCGTTTTCTCCCGTGTCGACTTTCTCAGGAAGACACTCCTGATACGCTTCGCGAAACAACGAACGACGATCCGGAAAACCGTTTCACTTCTCTCTTCTCTCGGCTACGAACCCGAGCTCAACCTCGGGAGCATCCAGAAACAACCGGCTCAGTCACTGAACCGCAGTCTGTACCTCAAACTCGGCGTAGCGGCATTTTGTTTTGGCAACATCATGCTCTTCAGCCTGCCAGAGTACTTCGCGGGATCGCGTGCAGACTTTTCGTCGCGCAGCCTGTTCGGCTATCTCAATCTTCTTCTCTCTCTTCCGGTCGCACTCTACAGCAGCTCGCTGTTTTACGTCTCGGCATGGCAAGGTCTTCGAAAAAGAATCATCAACATCGATGTCCCGATCGCGCTCGGGATAGCAGTGGTGTTCATCCGCAGCATGGTAGAGGTTCTTCTCTCCACCGGTCCCGGCTATTTCGATTCGCTCACCGGCCTCGTCTTCTTCCTGCTCATCGGTCGATTGTTCCAGAACAAGACGTACGACGCTTTGAACTTTGAACGCCGGTATCAATCCTATTTTCCTCTCGCCGCTGCAGTTCGGAAAGACGGCGAGGAGCGCACTGTTCCGATCACCTCGCTCCGTCCCGGCGACCGCATTGTTCTCCGCAACAATGAGATCATTCCGGCAGACGCCGTTGTGATGAAGGGACCGGCAAGAATTGACTACGGTTTCGTGACAGGAGAATCGAACCTCGTGACCAAGGAAGCAGGTGAACTCGCGTTCGCCGGCGGCAAACAAGTTGGCGCGACTGTGGAACTGGAAGTCATCAAGGAAGTCTCTGAGAGCAAACTTGTTCAGCTCTGGAATGATTTTGGCGGTTCCGGAAAAACGAAATCGAGACTGCTGACGCTTTCATCAAGCGTCGGCAAATACTTCACGTTCGCAATTCTCGGGATTGCCATCGCGACAGGGTTCGCCTGGTGGATACTCAATCCCGCCGTCATCCTCACCGCAGTGACCGCGATACTTATCGTCGCCTGTCCTTGTGCGCTTGCTCTGGCTGCTCCTTTTGCATTTGGAACAACCATGCGCATTTTCGGTAATCGGGGATTCTATTTGAAGAACTCAGGAATTATTGAATCATTGTCAAAAGTGGACACAATCGTTTTTGACAAGACAGGGACGCTCACCCGAACTTCTCACTCCTCAATTCGATTTGAGGGGAGTCCACTGAACGAAGAGGAGATCAGGCTGGTGGCCTCGCTGGCGCGCAGTTCCACTCATCCCTTGAGCAGGACGATCGCAGAGCATCTCGCTCAGCGTGACTTTTCGGAGGTCAGCAGCTTCGAGGAGATCGAAGGAGAAGGAATACGCGGGCGCGTCGAGGGTACTCGTGTTCAGCTGGGCTCGGCGGATTTCGTGAACGGGACTGGATCGAGCGACGACACTGGCGCGGCAGAGACAAGGGTTCATCTATCGCTGCGGGGTCAGAAACGCGGATGGTTCTCTTTCGAAAATGCATACCGGGAAGGTGTTAGGGACGTACTATCGCACCTCGGAAACAAACGATCTCTGATGATTCTTTCCGGTGACGGCGACAGGGAACGAGAGAGGCTGCGATCATTCTACGATGGGTTCGCCGAGATGCGGTTCAATCAGAAGCCCGCGGACAAGCTGGCATTCATTCGTGAGCTACAGGACGCCGGCCGAAAGGTCCTGATGATCGGAGATGGTCTCAACGACGCAGGAGCGTTGTGGCAAAGCGACGCGGCAATTGCGGTGACAGAAAACGTGACCTCCTTTTCGCCTGCGTGCGACGCCATGCTGGATGCATCCTCATTTGGCTCCTTGAACCGTTTTGTTGATTTCGCGGACACGAGTTTGCGTGTGGTCTATACAGCCTTCGGATTGTCCGTCCTCTACAACATCGTGGGCTTGTGGTTTGCGGTTCAGGGATCGCTCTCCCCTCTTCTTGCCGCGATCCTGATGCCTCTGAGCTCGATCTCGGTGGTGATTTTCTCAACAACGACGATCCGGCGGCTTGCAAAAAAGAAAGGCATTCTCTGATGTCTGTCATTTGGATTCTTGTCGGCTTCAGCGTGGCGGTGGCTCTTGGATTTCTCGTTGCGTTCATCTGGGCTGTACGAACCGGACAATACGACGACAAGTACACGCCCTCGGTGAGAATTCTCTTTGAGGAAGAACAGAAAACTAGTACTTTCAACCAGCAAAACACGTCCACAGAGGAAGGATCTACATCGAATGGAGATGGTAACCATCAAGTACGATAACAGGATCGTGCGGAACTTCGCCGTGGCGACGATGCTGTGGGGGGCGGTGGGAATGCTCGTCGGACTGATCATCGCTCTGCAGATGTTCGAGCCCGCCGTCAATTTCAAGCTTCAGTACCTCACGTTCGGGCGGATTCGCCCGTTGCACACAAACGCCGTCATTTTCGCATTTGTCGGCAACGGGATCTTCATGGGCTTGTACTATTCTCTCCAACGCCTCTGCAAAGCCCGGATGTTCAACGACCTTCTCAGCTCCATACACTTCTGGGGCTGGCAGGCCATTATCCTCTCGGCGGCACTCACTCTTCCCCTAGGCTTCACGACTGGAAAAGAGTACGCCGAACTCGAATGGCCGATCGACATACTCATCACGCTCATTTGGGTCGTCTTCGCCGTGAACGTCTTCGGGACAATCATCAAGCGGCGAGAGAAACACATGTACGTCGCCATCTGGTTCTATGTCGCAGGCATTGTGACCATTGCCGTCCTGCATATCGTGAACTCCTTCGAACTTCCTGTCTCCTATCTGAAAAGCTATCCGGTCTATGCAGGTGTGCAGGATGCGCTTGTCCAGTGGTGGTACGGACATAATGCTGTCGCATTTTTCCTCACAACGCCGTACCTCGGGTTGATGTATTACTTCCTTCCGAAAGCTGCAGAACGTCCGGTCTATTCGTACCGACTTTCCATTGTCCACTTCTGGTCCCTGATCTTCCTGTATATCTGGGCCGGCCCGCATCATCTTCTCTACACTGCGCTCCCGGATTGGGCACAATCACTTGGAACAGTTTTTTCAATCATGCTGCTTGCCCCGTCGTGGGGCGGAGCGATCAACGGGCTTCTGACGGTTCGCGGCGCCTGGGACAAGGTCCGTGAAGATGCTGTGTTAAAATTCATGGTCATTGCCATAACCGCCTATGGTATGTCGACGTTCGAAGGTCCGATGCTCTCATTGAAGAACGTCAATGCGATCTCCCATTATACGGATTGGACAATCGCACACGTCCATATCGGTGCTCTTGGATGGAACGGGTTCCTGACATTCGGGATACTCTACTGGCTCATCCCAAGGATGTGGAACACCAAACTCTATTCCCGAATGCTCGCGAATCTTCATTTCTGGATGGGGACGCTCGGCATCGTCGTCTATGCGAGCGCCTTGTACTGGGCGGGCATTACGCAATCCCTTATGTGGAAGCAATTCACGACTTCGGGCGTGCTTCAATATCCCAATTTCCTCGAGACGGTCACGCAGATACTCCCCTTCTACATTATCCGGGCTCTGGGAGGAGCTCTCTATCTCGCGGGTGCGTGCCTCATGATCTACAATCTGGTGCGGACCACACGGCAGGGAAAGCTGGTCGGCGATGAAGAGGTGCAGGTCCCCGCGCATTGGGAAGAACGTCCGGTCCGGGAAACCAAGCACAAATGGCTGGAACGCCGGCCTATTCAGTTCGCGCTGCTCGCTACAGTTGTAGTCCTGATCGGCGGCATCGTTGAGCTCGTGCCAACGTTCCTCATCAAGTCGAATATCCCGACGATTGCCTCGGTCAAGCCATACACGCCGCTCGAGCTCCAAGGCCGTGACATTTACGTGCGGGAGGGATGCTATACATGCCATTCCCAGATGGTCAGGCCCTTCCGATCTGAGACGGAGCGATACGGTGACTACTCCAAAGCCGGTGAATTCGTGTATGACCACCCGTTCCAATGGGGGTCGAAACGGACGGGCCCGGACCTTCACCGCGTAGGAAAGAAGTATCCGAACCTCTGGCATTTCATGCACATGGACGACCCGCGGTCGGTTTCTCCGGGCTCTATCATGCCTGCCTATCCATGGTTGTATGTTCAGAATACCGATGAGTCCATCGTCGATGCAAAAATCCGTGCGATGCAGAGACTCGGTGTACCGTATCCGAAAGACTACGACAAGCAGGCCGTCGCAGATATGCAAGCCCAGGCCGCCGGGATCGCGGCGGACCTGCAGAAGCAAAACGCGCCCGCGGATCCCGACAAGGAAATCATGGCCGTGATTGCCTACCTGCAGCGGCTCGGAACTGATATCGCGGTTCAGCGCTAGGAGGGAAGCCGCACATGTTCTCACATTATCTCGAAACGATTGAGGGCATTGCTACCTACCCTCTGGCCTCGCTCCTGATCTTTGTTCCGTTTTTCATCGGGGTGTTGATTTACGTTATGAGGATGAAAAAGGAAGACGTCGACAAAATGAGCCAACTGCCACTGAACTGATGGACCTGACCATGAACGCAGGTGTAACCGTGAACCTTAGCTCTCATTCCATGAAATTCCTTTCCCGTTTCTTCGTCGTCAGCGTGTTGGTGCTCCTGACCCTGGGGGATCTGCGCGCACAGACTCAGGCCGCCGAGGAGGGAACTAGTTCAGCGCTCATCTTCACCGGCCTGATGACTTTGCTCTTCGTAGCGCTTGTCCTGTTCATCATCTTCGTTCTCGACGGTGACGTGGAGCCGCTAACACGGGGGCTGAAGACAATCTACAATTCGATCGCACCGAAATCGGCCGGTGCAGCAGTTCCGCTCGACGAAAGCCACGACGGAATCACCGAGATGGATAATCTCATTCCTCCATGGTTTAACTACCTCTTTGGAGGTACTATTGTCTTTGCCGTGATCTATCTCCTTAACTACCACATATGGCAGTCCAGTCCGCTGCCGCTTGCTGAGTATGCCGAAGAGGTTGCTGCGGCCGACCTTTCGCGCCGGGTGCGCATGGCGTCAGAAGGAACGATCAATGAAGACGCTCTGAACCCTCTCGCAGATGAGGCCTCGATCAAATCGGGTCAGGATAGATTTCTCAGGAATTGCGTCACGTGCCACGGTACCCGCGCCGAAGGGATCGTCGGACCGAACCTCACCGACCAGTACTGGATTCACGGCGGCGGCATCCGTGACGTGTACACAACCATCAAAAACGGCGTTCCTGAAAAGGGTATGATCAGCTGGAAGCTTATCTTCACCCCCAAAGAAATCCAGCAAATCGCCAGTTACGTGCTATCGCTGAAGGACAGCAATCCACCGAACGCCAAGAAGGCGGAAGGAAATCTCTACATAGAGCCGAAACCCCAACCAAAGGATAGCGCAAACGTTGCACGACGGCTGTAGATTCATTATGTGAAAGAAGGATATGTCGAGCGGTACCAGCGAGAATTCATTTCGCGATCATCTCGGAATTGTTTCCGACGAGGGAAAGCGGAAATGGCTTTACCCCAAGGCACCCAAGGGGAGATTTCACACGGCCCGCCTCTTTGTCAGCTGGGTGCTTCTGGCAGTTCTCTTCGGAGTCCCCTTCCTCCGCATGAACGGACATCCGTTCATGCTGTTTGACATCACCGAGCGGAAATTCATCATCGCCGGACTGATTTTCGGCCCGCACGATTTCTTCCTCCTCGCTCTCGCGATGATCTCCACCTTCGTGTTCATCTTCCTCTTCACGGTCGTCTTCGGGCGGCTCTTCTGCGGCTGGGTATGCCCGCAAACCGTCTTCATGGAGATGGTGTTCAGAAAGCTCGACTACCTGATCGAAGGAGGGCCTCGTGAACAGCGGATGCTGAACGAGTCTGCCTGGACGGGGACTAGAATCCGCAAGAAGGGGATGAAACATGCCCTCTATTTCGCACTTTCCTTCCTCATCGCGAACACCCTCCTTGCCTGGGTGATCGGCACAGAAAAGCTCTTCGCAATCATCACAGATCCACCGTCACAGCACGCGGCCGGCCTGACCGCCATCGTGGTGTTTTCGGGGATCTTTCACTGGCTTTTTGGATGGTTCAGAGAACAGGCCTGCATCCTCGTCTGCCCGTACGGACGACTTCAGGGGGTGATGCTCGACAGGAACTCCATCGTGATCGCCTACGACAACGTTCGAGGCGAACCGCGCGGGAAGCTGCGAAGAGGGACGGAACGGAAGAACGGCGACTGCATCGATTGCGGTCAATGCGTCGATGTCTGCCCCACGGGCATCGATATACGAAACGGCACGCAGCTCGAGTGTGTCAATTGCACTGCCTGCATCGACGCCTGTGACTTCATCATGGATTCCATCGAGAAGCCCCGCGGCCTTGTCCGCTACGATTCGATCGAAGGGATCGAGAAGAAAGTCCGTTCGGTTGTTACACCGCGCAGCGTCGGATACTCGCTGGTGCTGGTAGTTCTCGTCGCGCTCCTGACATATTTCATCACCACACGCTCGGATATCGACGTGACGATCCTCCGGACCCCCGGTATGTTTTTCCAGGAACAACCTGATGACTTCGTCAGCAATCTCTATGACGTGAAGGCGGTGAACAAGACCTTCGCTCCTCTCCCCCTCTCGTTCAAGCTCAGGAGCACAGACGGAGCTATAAGGGTCCTGGGAGATTCGCTCGTTCTCAAGAGCCAGGAAACCAATGCAGCGAAACTCTTTGTTCTTCTCAAGCGCGATCACATCAAGGTGATGAACACGCCGCTTGAAGTCGAGGTGTACTCCGGTAGTCGGCTTGTGGCAGTTGTGCAAAGCTCTTTTCTTGGACCGGTTCAGAAGAAGGAGAGATAGAAAGTGACATTACACTGGGGAACCGGCATCGTGATCGCATTCCTTGTCTTCGCAGCAGTGATCCTGACCATGGTCTTCATCTCGATGAACCGGGAAGTCGATCTCGTATCAGAAGACTACTATCAGCAGGAGCTTCGACATCAGGACCAGATTGAGAGTGCAAAGCGGTCGAACGTGCTCACAGAGCAACCGAGGATAGGTCTCTCGAATGGGATCGTTACTCTCCAACTGCCCCGGAAGTTCTCAACTTCCACCACGGGGACACTCACATTCTACCGGCCGGCGGATCGAAAGAAGGATTTCGTCATTCCTCTGAAGGTCGATTCCACCGGCACACAATTCGTGCGGACATCCTCAATGCAGAAAGGACTCTGGCGCGTGAAGGTACGGTGGAGCCAGCTGAGTCAAACCTATTATCATGAAGAACCTGTCACTATTCAGTAGGAAGTGATTCGTGGAACTCCTCGCCGGCTTCGTATTTGGTTTTCTCGGAAGCCTGCATTGCATCGGCATGTGCGGCCCCATCGTGCTCGCTCTTCCGCTTGGAACTCACGGGATGCTTCGTTACGGGCTTGGCAGGATGCTGTACAATTTCGGCAGGGTAGTTACCTACAGCGTCATGGGGGGCGTCATAGGCCTGATTGGGGCGGGCTTGTCACTTGCATTCCTTCAGCGGAATGTCTCGATCATCGCAGGAACAGCGATCCTGCTTGCGATCATTGTCCAGCGAGTTTCCCGCTCATCACTTCCCTTTCCACCCTTCTTCGGCACAGTAATGCTGAAACTTCAGGGAACCATTGCGTCGCTCCTCAAGCAGGATTCTCTGTTACCGTTGTTCTTGCTGGGAATGCTGAATGGACTGCTGCCGTGCGGGTTTGTCTATCTCGCGATCACAACCGCCGCTGTCACGGCAGACGTGTCCCGAGGCATGATGTTTATGGCCGGCTTTGGTCTGGGGACGATCCCGGCCATGGTTGGTTTTTCGTTCTTTCCGCGGCTTGTCGCACCCGGACTTCGTTCGAAGATCTCCCGGGTACTCCCCGCTTTTACTCTATTCGTGGGCGTTCTCCTCATCGTCCGCGGACTGAACCTCGGCATTCCGTTCATCAGTCCCAAGCTCTCCTCAGGCTCAACGCCGCAGATGATGCACGATCACCACTGACAAATTCGAAATACGAAAGCCGAAATCCTAAACAAATCCTAAGCACGAAAGCAGTTGCTCAGGACTTCCGCTTCCAAACAGGGTCCGTCTTTCGATTTGGATTTCGGACTTGTTTCGAATTTCGGGATTCGGATTTCGTGCTTCAATGCCAATTTCTCGGTCTTCAAAGCTTCGCAATCACCAATTCACTCTTCGAGTGTCGACAAATCGCCTTCGTGCATTCCCAACGCGCGCGCTTTCAGGACTCGTCGCATGATCTTGCCGCTGCGCGTCTTCGGCAATGCCTTGACGAACTCGATCTTCTCCGGCTTGGCAATCGGTCCCATTTCATGGGCAACGTGCTTCCTCAGTTCCTCGATGAGCGCCTCGCCTCCCTCGTAGCCCGCTTTGAGAATCAGGTAGGCATGGATTGCCACGCCTTTGATCTCGTGCGGTAAACCGATCACGGCGGCCTCTGCCACTGCATGATGACTGACGAATGCCGATTCGAGCTCGGCAGTGCCAAGCCGATATCCGCTCACCTTGATCACATCATCCACTCTTCCGATGATCCAAAAATAACCGTCTTCATCTTTGCGTGCGGAGTCCCCTGCAAGGTACATGCCCGGGAATTTGCTCCAGTATGTCTGCACGTAGCGGTCAGGGTCCTTATAGATCGTCCGCATCATCGCCGGCCACGGCCGCTTGAGGACCAGGAATCCTTCTTCACCCGCCTTAACGGATTTTCCATGTTCGTCAACGACGTCCGCTTCCACACCGGGAAATGGACGAGCTGCGGAGCCCGGCTTCGTCGGCACGGCCGGGAGGGGCGTAATCATGAATCCCCCGGTTTCCGTCTGCCACCAGGTGTCCATAATCGGACATCGTTCCTTGCCGATGTTCCTGTGGAACCAGCGCCACGCTTCCGGATTAATCGGCTCGCCGACACTTCCGAGCAGGCGTAACGAGGAGAGGTCGTGCCGGTTGGGCCACGCTTCGCCGAAGCGCATGAGCCCGCGAATTGCCGTGGGCGTCGTATAGAACACCGAGATGCCGTACTTCGCAATCATCGACCACCAGCGGTCGGGGAATGGATAATTCGGACCTCCTTCGTACGCGAACGTCGTTGCTCCTGCCAGGAGCGGACCGTAGACAATATAGGAGTGCCCGGTGATCCAACCGGGATCGGCAGTGCACCACCA contains the following coding sequences:
- the acs gene encoding acetate--CoA ligase codes for the protein MSNSKPDKKELQGEFYVPSPEFVAQANVPDPEAVYKEAADDLEGYWARRARELEWYQPWEKVLDDSQKPFYKWFVGGKTNIVLNAIDRHVKTWRRNKLALIWEGENGEVRTFSYHALNRELCKFSIVLRSMGIGKGDRVTIYMPRIPETWIAILACAKIGAVHSVVYGGFSVEALHGRIEDSESKLIITADGGYMGGKVIELKKIVDEALTRTAAPENVVVVKRVGNDVNMEAGRDFWYHELMNLPLTKNSGKCETEVMDAEDPLFILYTSGTTGKPKAVLHTHGGYQVGVHATLKDVFDLKEEDRWWCTADPGWITGHSYIVYGPLLAGATTFAYEGGPNYPFPDRWWSMIAKYGISVFYTTPTAIRGLMRFGEAWPNRHDLSSLRLLGSVGEPINPEAWRWFHRNIGKERCPIMDTWWQTETGGFMITPLPAVPTKPGSAARPFPGVEADVVDEHGKSVKAGEEGFLVLKRPWPAMMRTIYKDPDRYVQTYWSKFPGMYLAGDSARKDEDGYFWIIGRVDDVIKVSGYRLGTAELESAFVSHHAVAEAAVIGLPHEIKGVAIHAYLILKAGYEGGEALIEELRKHVAHEMGPIAKPEKIEFVKALPKTRSGKIMRRVLKARALGMHEGDLSTLEE